AGTGGTTGTGGTTTCTCTGGACCTTTGGGCTACCCAAACCAAACATTGCTCAGGTGTGGTgtgagagcagcacagcagctcttgCATAGGCTTCTTGGGTAGGCTGAGTCTGgcatcaaaaaaataaaaagaaaacaacccaacaaagCTTCATAATCAAGTGCAGCTCAAATGAAGAGTGAAGCTCCCTCCTGTTAATGTCTGGCTTGCCCCAAAGtcagggttgttttgttttgttttctggagagGCAAATAAAAAGTGTTTCTAGTGTTTCAAACCCTTTTATTAATCTCCTGATgaaatgaattaaattaattggCCTTTTGCTTAAGTCAGTGGAAGCTGTTCCATTGCAGGGCTTGAGTCCCAGTGCCAGTAACCAGTGGAAGGATATTTAGTGACCTTTCTGCCCTGGGAAATCAGTGTTTCCATACACCAGGGAATACTCAGTGACCTTTCTGTCCTGATAGAGCAGTGTTTTTACCCAACAAGGGTCTTGATCTCTCTTGATGCCTTTTTAACTGGGATTAAAAGTTCCTTAATGAACTTTGAGGGGATGAGAGCTGttcagccagggctgagctctgccctgctcccctctcTTGTGCTGCtgagttttttggggggaagcaGAGGACACAGGCAGCTTTTTTGGTGCAAACCTGCCCAGAAGCAGGACCTGGTTTAGGCTGTAGGACTTGTGTTGGGTCTGGATGGTTGGGGGGGTTGGAGCAGGGTTTCACCTGAGTGTTTTGATGCCCCAGAAGCCTCTTCCTTAGCTAACAAATTGTCTCCCTGTctctctcctgcctgtcccACCCTCCCCCAGTGGTGAAGCAGAGGATGCAGATGTTCAACTCCCCATACAAGTCGGTCCTGGCGTGCATCAGGACAGTGCAGAGGACAGAGGGGTTTGGTGCCTTCTACCGGAGCTACACCACCCAGCTCACCATGAACATCCCCTTCCAGGCCATCCACTTCATCACCTACGAGTTCCTGCAGGAGCACCTCAACCCCCAGAGGGAATACAACCCCCGTTCCCACGTCCTCTCCGGAGCCGTGGCCGGAGCCGTGGCCGCCGCTGCCACCACCCCCTTGGATGTCTGCAAAACTTTGCTCAACACCCAGGAGAACATGGCCTTGAGTTCTCTCAACATCAGTGGCCATCTCTCGGGCATGGTGAATGCCTTCAGGACTGTCTATCAGCTGGGGGGGGTCCGGGGGTATTTCCGAGGGGTGCAGGCACGGGTCATTTACCAGATGCCCTCGACAGCCATCGCCTGGTCGGTGTATGAGTTCTTCAAGTACTTCCTCACCAAGCACAAGCTGGAAAAAAGGACATCTCTCTGAAGTCCCCTTAAGGGGAGGGTCTCCACGAGCCACTCTGTCCCCCCCTTTTACCCCTATCCACGTGCCAGCTCTGGTTCTCCAAGaaggagcagccccaggtgACTTCCAGGTGACGTCCtgctgggggatggaggggtTCAGGTGATGCTCAGTCACCTTGTTCCTCCTCCTTGTTGAAACAAATGCATAGTTTATAAAGACTTagaataatatatatatatctatatatttaataactttattttgGAGAAGTGAAATGATAACTGCTATTTTTTTGCTGAAGATGTTTGAAGTTGTGGTTTACTCCTTCCCAAAAGGCTTAGGTTTAGACAACCtaagctgctttgctttctttttacagCAGAGAGACAACTCTCCAGCCCCAGAAGTtactttttatataaatataaaacagaTGGATAATGtttatcctttatttttctatataggcatttgggttggttttaaaatactattacAGATACCTACCAAGCTGTTTAAAAAGGACTAAATTCTTCTGTCCTCTGTAAGGAAGACCaaaaaccatttatttttctagccAGATTAGTTTGAATTATAAGCATTTAACCCCCAGCCAGTGGCCTGGATACTTGGGGGGGTGTCCAGGTACTTGGTGTAGCCCTTTGAGATTTACTGGGGTGGGGGACAAGGAATGGGGACACCAAGGGCAGGGGCACCCTGGGCACTTGGTGGGGAAAtgataaattcctttttttttttttttttttaacaaggagaatctttaaaaaaaaaccacagattttaaagaatagttgggtttgcttttttttttttttcccaaagactttttttaaaggtacttttttttttttttttatggtgtgtGATAGCTCTCCAGCCTTCATCCTCCCTTAATTTATTGATGCTTCTTATTCCTTGAGCCTCTGATCCTGCTGCCAGGGGTGACTCTGCCCATCTggatggctgcagggctggaattTGGGGGTCAGGACCTGGAGCTTCTGTTTACACTTTGCCTGCATGATCCCAAGCCTTGCATCCAGGCAGTGAAAACCTTGGAAAACTGCAGACCCAAAcccacctcccagccccagggttGCTGtaaccaccccaaaacccttTCAGCCAGGTACTTGGGTGATCAGCAGCTAAAGAGGGGGTTTTAGGGGCTTGGAGCTTTTGCTGGAAATTAAAGGATGCTCATGAGGgcatctccatcctccttgGAGCTTTTCCTCCAGGTGATCCCTTGAGCATCTCCcactgctggggcagctcctggggatgctgccaGCTCAGTTTGGTGGCACTTGGAGGTGGtgactgcccagagcagggcagctTTGGGCTTGCCAAATGTCACTGGAGGTCTCAGAGGTGCCTTGTGGAAGATGACACTAAGCAgagctcaattttttttttttttttttttttttgtgtgtggggagaaagggaaatcCCAAAGGCACCTCTTGGGGAGGTGCTGCCATGTGCCTTGAGCTTCTTGCTGCCTTTTTGTCACCTTAACTGAGTGGATCAAGGTGTTCCATGCACCCTGTGCCTTaaagtgtggggaaaaaataaaacaaaactgggaAGCTGGAAGCCCTTGGGCTGGCTGGTGCAAGCCCTGGgctctccctgcccatggaatTGGAGGGCTTGGAGCCTTGGGTGGAATTTCCTCTTTGGCTGGAAACTGGAGAGGAACCAGAACTGCACCAGAAATACCCACTGGGGGTGGGCATGGGAAAGAAAGGTAGATGAAAAGTTTAGGGGTCACTTTCCACTGTGTAGAGGGGAGCTTGGAGGATGGGGTGGAAGGGGATGAGTTCCAGGGTGACTCCAGGAGCCACATCTGGGACACATTTCCCACTGTGCCATCCCCTGGGCACTTggattttctatttcttccccttggctgtgctgggagagctTCATTTCCCACTTGGAATAacctgggaagagctgggacAGGATGGATACATCCAAGGGATGGAGCCCCTGGCTGGGTGGTTGTGGTTTTGGAGGTTCcatcctgtttaaaaaaaaaaaaataacctcagAAAAATGAGTTTATTGGGAGTTTTGAGCACAATTACCAACCAGGTTTTCTTGGGAGCCTCGAGCTGAGAGGAGGTGAGGAACATTTGTGTTCCTACAGCTCTTTAGGGGTTTATCCATAAAGCCAGAATTCCCAGTTTTCAGCTGGGGAGTTGAAGAATTGCTGAGATTTCtcattttgttgaaaaaaatagaaaaaaaaaagaaaaaaaaaaaacctggaaaagtTGAAAGCCCCTCCAGCCCTTGCTCCTCCTCAGCTCTCCTGGGTTTGCATTGGAATATTTTGCTTGAGTTGTTTTGATTTCTCACCTGGTATGTGAAACATGTCCTGCTGCTTTGGCTGCATGAAACGCACAGATTATTTAAGGGAGAGGATGAGGAACTTTATCTGCAGTtcctaattattattattgtcttttttgggggttttttttctgccttggaaTGGAATTTGTTTCCTCAAAATGTATATTTAACAGTGCAGGACTTGGTCAGATGCTGCTACAGTTGTATCACTGGagctcaaaagaaaataaaatatttttaattaatttttattgtccTTTTAGGTTCCtacttgttggttttttccttttttaatccttttagGTTCatgcttgtggtttttttttttcttttactggatCTCTGGTGCCTTCTAGTGTTTTTTGGGAGGCTTGGCAGGCAAAGCAAAAACCCTcttggagctgagctgggtgtCCTGGGCTTGCACTCCTCTAGGAGCCGCTGGAGAGCAAAGCCAAGCCCctaatttgggttttttttttccccaaaatagggaaaaaaaccaatcaatGAGTCCTGGGGAAGCTgagggtttgtttgggggtttggtAATAATTGCTGCttgtttgttgggggtttttggggaGCCACAATCctttctttccatatttttcagCATTCTCAGGAGGATCTGGGATTTTCCCcaactttttttaaagcttttttcccaCCTCTCCTAAACCCAGCAGAACCCTGTGGTCCTTGCATGGCAACCCAAGTTAtttgaaataacttttcagCTCCCTGAGCACTCCCCATCTCTGATTTTAAAGGGAATTTGATGCTCCTGGGTCTGAATCtccagccttaaaaaaaaaaaaaacttggacCTGACTATTGATAATGCCAGAAAATTGAGGAATAATTTCAAATTCAGGAATAATTTAGCAGCAAATAActccctgggctggctgcaaAGGGGAGCacccagaagagaaaaagttcttccctttgctcagctcTTTCCCCCACTTTCTCTTTActcttttttaattgaattgaatcatagaatcatagaattagccgggttggaagggacctcagagatcatcgagtccaacccttgacccactggagcagttgctagaccatggcactgagtgccacatccagtctgtttttaaatgtctccagggacggagaatctaccacctcaccgggcagtccattccaatgcctgatcaccctctctgtgaagaaattctttctaatatctaacctaaacctcccctggcacaacttaagactgtgtcctcttgtcttgttgaaggtcgtctgtgaaaagagtccagttcccacctcgctacagcctcctttcagggagttgtagacagcaatgaggtctcccctgagcctcctcttcttcaggctgaacacccccagctctctcagcctctcctcatagggcctgtgctcgagtcccttcaccagcctggttgccgtcctttggacctgttccaggacctctacatccttcttaaactgaggggcccagaactggacacagtactcgaggtgtggcctcaccagcgctgagtacaggggcagaatcacctccctggacctgctggtgacgctgtttctgatacaggccaggatgccattggccttcttggccacctgggcacactgctggctcatgttcagtttcttgtcgatgcagactcccaggtccctttctgcctggctgctctccagccactctgtgcccagcctggagctccccatggggttgttgtggccaaagtgcaggacccggcacttggaatgttgaacctcatccccttgggatcatcccaactctccagtctctccaggtccctctgcagagccctcctgccttccagctgatccacactcccccccagcttggtgtcacctgtgaatttgctgatgatggactcaatcccctcatctaaatcatcaatgaagatattgaacagcactgggcccaacactgatccctgggggacaccacagccgccaactggatcagccccgttcagcaccactctctgggcccggccctccagccagttcctaacccagcacagggtgctcctgtccaagctgtggcctgacagctttttcaggagaatgctatgggggacggtgtcaaaggctttgctgaaatccaggtaaaccacatccaccgccttcccctcatccaccagacgggtcacctgatcataaaaggagatcaggttggattgaatgaatttatatttatttaatgtagaaaaaaaagaataatccaGAAGGCCCAAGGGAGTGCCAGTGTTATGGGgtggagaagcagctgcctgggctgggcttGAGAGAcaagataaaagataaaaaagtcTTATTTCTGCTCAGTAAAATGTTCTGGAGAGGTTTTTattcctgtttgctttttagaggaagtatttaaaaaaaaaaaaacatatttaatatataaaaatacccatctattaatatttaaataaaaatactttaaaccCCATCCCTCTGTGTAGTAAATGGGGAGTAGTGAGGGGTGTAACccacctcctccatccctctggaattctcagtgctggttttccatgaaaaaaaccccattttttccccatattttcctttatttagtTCAGCTCCTCATTTCCAGTGATTTTCACCCCAAAATTAAGGAGTATCCCTGCTCAGGGGGCTGCACAGGAGGGGATTGTTGTGCTTGGATATGGTTATAGGGGACATCAATTCCCTAATTAAATGTGGAATTTAATTCTGGGCACCAAATTAAccccaggctggcagagctcagggttCAAGCTGCTGAAATAAGAGGAAAACAcccagaaaataataataattaaaaagaaaccatgGGAAGAGGCTGTTCTAGGGAGCTGAGCTTCAGGGATTGACCTCAGCTGGTAGcacccagaaaaaaatcccaataaaTTCCCtgtaacagggaaaaaaaccccaaactgagCAAATCTTTAGGGATCtataagaggggaaaaaaaaattagaatattcTTAAGtggctggaaggagaaatggCCCCTGGGGGGGGTGGAAGATGCACCCTGAGCATGAGAAGTGTTCCCTGGGGACATTGGGGACAGTGATGGGTGCAAGGGTTGGGTGCTCTGGGGCCCCAACgttgggatttttattttttatttttttttctttcagtcatttGCTTAATCCAGGATCTAGGCTGTGTTTGTTCACCGCATCCGCTCATCATTCCCTTTGTTTCTCTTCAAATATTGGTCCTGCCCCAAAGGGTAAGCGAGATAAAAGGCAAATatctcaccttttttttatatatttttattttttttccctttttaaatcCCATCAAGCtgcctgtttgctttgggtGACAAGATGCAGCCCCACAGAGGGGAAGATTTTCCGGCCAcaccttccccttctctctctcttcctttattccttctccccagaggaaataaaaacatttttatttagcCAGAGGATTTAATTCCCTTTTCAAGAGGAGATCCGTTTGTAGAACAGGTGAAGTGGTTTCTGCTGGGTGTAAACTGGCCCCgagccctgcctggggaggaggaaaaaaaatattccagcccCCCAAAAATtcatagaatcctggaatgggctggattggaagggagctcagagctcatcaagtccaacccttgatccactcctgctgcagttcccagcccatggcactcagtgccacatccaggctctttggaaagatctccagacacggagaatccactccttccctgggcagcccattccaatgcctgatcaccctctccagaaagaaattctttctcatctccaacctaaacctcccctggcacaacttgagaccctgccctcttgtcttgctgagagttgcctgggaaaagagcccaacccccccctggctccaacctcctttcagggagttgcagagagtgatgaggtctcccctgagcctcctcttctccagcctcaacacccccagctccctcagcccttcctcacagcaattctgctggatcccttcacagcctccttgctcttctctgcacctgctccagcacctcaagctccttcctgaacttcctgagctgaggggcccagaactggacacaggactcaagctgtggcctccccagagctgagcacaggggcagaatcccttccctggacctgctggccacgctcttcctgagccagcccaggatgcccttggaattcttggccacctgggcacacttttttcccttttcctttttcctttttcccttttcccttttcccttttccctttcccttttccctttcccttttcccttctcccttctccttctcccttctcccttctcccttctcccttctccttctcccttctcccttctcccttctcccttctcttctcccttctcccttctcccttctcccttctcccttctcccttctcccttctcccttctcccctctctcccctctctcccctctctcccccctctcccccctctcccccctctcccctctcccctctttttcctttcttttttctcttttctttttccttattttttcttccttatttttcttttttccttcttttttttccctctttttctttttttttatttatttattttccttttttttccctttcccgAACACACCCAATCCCTCCCGCATCCTCTCCGCGTTTCGGCTCCTCCGCAGCCGCGCTCCGCCGcgctccagcagctccctcaaGCACCTTAAGAgctttcagctctttttttctctgcttttatttactttccagCTTTTCCCCCCGGGGTTTTTTTACCAAGTGGAGGGGCTGGGCTGCCCCCGGGCTCAGCAAAGCTGAGAAGAGAGCGCGGTGCGTAAATAGCGCGGTAATTCCTCCTTTCAGCACCTCCCAAGAGAGgatggggagggctgggaggtgCCAAGGACACGAAGCTGCTCGGCAAGGAGGGGCTGAAACCTCGGGCGTTTGCTAAAGAACCCCCCGAGGTTGTTGGGGCTGGGAATGGGGGCAGCTGCCGGGCCCCAGGAGTGGGGATGGTGAAATTTGGGAGGAAACGAAGCAGTTTTTAGTGTCCCAACTCAAATCAGGTCCTTGCTCCTTCTTCTGAAGCCTGAGAACTCCAGGGCCTGGGTGAGATGATGCCCAAGCTTGCTGGATGATGCCTTGAGCATCACCTTCAAAACCTCCCCGGGCTCCTTGCTCCAGGATTTGTGTCCTAAAATTCTCCATTTGCTGCTCAGTTGGCATGAAAAACCCTCGAGGTTTCCACCCTGAGGACAAGGCTGTGGTTTTGGAGTCTGGGAGGTTTTGGTGGTGCCCATCACCAAATCAGGTCCTTGCTCCTTCTTCTTTAACCTTGAGAGCTCCAGGGCCTGGGTGAGATGATGCCCAA
Above is a genomic segment from Calypte anna isolate BGI_N300 chromosome 22, bCalAnn1_v1.p, whole genome shotgun sequence containing:
- the SLC25A37 gene encoding mitoferrin-1 isoform X1, which encodes MELSCGVGGSAAAPPGPGPPHPTAANPPPPPEGEEYESLPSGASLGTHMMAGAVAGIMEHSVMYPVDSVKTRMQSLQPDPKAQYRSVYEALKKIVLTEGFWRPLRGINVTMLGAGPAHAMYFACYEQMKKSLSETLQQGGNSHLANGIAGSVATLLHDAVMNPAEVVKQRMQMFNSPYKSVLACIRTVQRTEGFGAFYRSYTTQLTMNIPFQAIHFITYEFLQEHLNPQREYNPRSHVLSGAVAGAVAAAATTPLDVCKTLLNTQENMALSSLNISGHLSGMVNAFRTVYQLGGVRGYFRGVQARVIYQMPSTAIAWSVYEFFKYFLTKHKLEKRTSL